A genomic window from Neoarius graeffei isolate fNeoGra1 chromosome 5, fNeoGra1.pri, whole genome shotgun sequence includes:
- the pianp gene encoding PILR alpha-associated neural protein, producing the protein MERCSISGLTALLRLLLVAVIICLPLCRAGNEPADMQLSASPQATPTPLWAVDWGPTQPLEDETHHFLSSQEAEGVKQATPEVWPRRRNAQANQTQQQPLSIEAKDAAEEPEQEAEEREIEEVDPQFYVTVTISSLLILSALIISAKLCYDRSLSQRPPPLSLAIPRSMAQEDSRQTLQSTPSFPDRERLPVVNL; encoded by the exons ATGGAGAGATG CTCCATCTCTGGACTCACTGCTCTCTTGCGCCTCCTGCTGGTTGCCGTCATCATTTGCCTCCCTCTTTGCCGCGCGGGCAACGAACCTGCTGACATGCAGCTGTCTGCCTCACCCCAGGCCACGCCCACTCCGCTCTGGGCAGTCGACTGGGGTCCCACGCAGCCACTGGAGGACGAGACGCATCACTTCCTGTCTAGTCAGGAAGCCGAGGGCGTGAAGCAGGCCACGCCTGAGGTGTGGCCTCGTCGCAGGAACGCCCAAGCGAACCAAACCCAACAACAGCCACTGTCCATCGAAGCCAAGGACGCAGCAGAGGAGCCAGAACAAGAGGCGGAGGAGCGTGAGATTGAAGAAG TGGATCCTCAGTTTTACGTGACCGTGACTATCTCATCCCTCCTGATTCTCTCTGCACTCATCATTTCAGCCAAACTCTG ttATGACCGCAGCCTCTCTCAGcgtcctccccctctctcccttgcCATCCCTCGTTCCATGGCCCAAGAGGATAGCAGGCAAACACTTCAGAGCACCCCATCGTTCCCTGACAGAGAAAG actTCCTGTGGTCAATCTTTGA